The following are encoded together in the Ascochyta rabiei chromosome 19, complete sequence genome:
- a CDS encoding Putative flavin carrier protein 3: MRLSLSKSLLALAATALPLVAADDERRIESRSLNPCMSNSSFSATLFQVTFTPANRSLAFNIEGISNIAGKVEADLQLLVYGYVALDEVLDPCGNDDLSGMCPMNSGPLTIKSNLDISQDIMGSIPGIAYTVPDLDAVVRIKIRDLDTKVQLACVEAELSNGHSVEQKAVAWTTAVIAGLGLVASAVTSGLGHSNTAAHVAANAMSLFGYMQAQAFIGMTAVPLPPIVAAWTQNFQWSMGIIRVDFLQKMATWYQRATGGTPTTYLSQLAYISVEVQKHKKAKRAMEGIKFATRAVQRLMNRSNSAATEAQAGGQRLVLHGIERVGFKARIETTNIFFTGYTFFMIFVLFTIIGVVAFKFICEGLTKAGRMKGDKFIDFRNGWRTVLKGILFRVVLIGFPQMMMLGLWELTRRDSAGEVVLAILTMITMIGVLGWASSKVVRIAQRSIAMHKNPAYILYSDPVALNKWGFLYVQFKAAAYWFIIPWLTYLFIKAMFVGLSQSSGTVQAIALVIIEAALLIGVSVLRPWMDKKTNGFNIAIAAVNFLSAIFLLMFTEVFNQPGIVTGVMGVIFFVFNAAFSLILLIMLLVSSGFALFSKNPDTRYQPMRDDRGSFIKSQTQLTTELDALGATARGEGKGTHSRSRIDDDDDYSSEEQRQLAAKEGGFNEHYQPAPPRSPASTTHTQHAPPSFYDRSNASPAPSYGQEGSVRSDVQQRAANNSSPWQRGAGYDH, encoded by the coding sequence ATGCGTCTATCGCTCTCCAAGTCGCTGCTTGCCCTGGCGGCGACCGCCCTGCCCTTGGTCGCCGCCGACGATGAGCGCCGCATCGAGTCCAGGTCGCTCAACCCCTGCATGTCCAACTCCAGCTTCTCCGCCACGCTCTTCCAGGTGACCTTCACGCCCGCCAACCGAAGTCTCGCCTTCAACATCGAAGGCATCTCCAACATCGCCGGCAAGGTCGAGGCTGATCTGCAGCTGCTCGTCTACGGCTATGTCGCCCTGGACGAAGTGCTCGATCCCTGCGGCAACGACGATCTGTCCGGCATGTGTCCCATGAACAGCGGCCCTCTCACCATAAAGTCCAACCTGGACATTAGCCAGGACATCATGGGCTCCATTCCCGGTATCGCGTACACCGTCCCCGACCTGGACGCCGTTGTCCGCATCAAGATCAGAGACCTGGACACAAAGGTTCAGCTTGCCTGCGTCGAGGCCGAGCTTTCCAACGGACACTCGGTCGAGCAGAAGGCGGTCGCCTGGACAACCGCTGTCATCGCCGGCCTCGGTCTTGTCGCCTCTGCCGTCACCTCCGGACTGGGACACTCCAACACGGCCGCTCACGTTGCCGCCAATGCCATGTCGCTGTTTGGTTACATGCAGGCCCAGGCCTTCATTGGCATGACCGCCGTGCCTCTGCCTCCCATCGTCGCTGCCTGGACCCAGAACTTCCAGTGGTCCATGGGTATCATCCGTGTCGACTTCCTCCAGAAGATGGCTACCTGGTACCAGCGCGCGACAGGAGGTACCCCTACCACCTACTTGTCTCAGCTGGCCTACATCTCTGTCGAGGTCCAGAAGCACAAGAAGGCGAAGCGTGCCATGGAGGGGATCAAGTTCGCTACACGCGCTGTCCAGCGTCTCATGAACCGCAGTAATTCCGCCGCCACCGAAGCCCAGGCTGGTGGCCAGCGTCTTGTCTTGCACGGCATTGAACGCGTTGGCTTCAAGGCTCGCATTGAGACGACCAACATCTTCTTCACTGGATACACCTTCTTCATGATCTTCGTTCTCTTCACCATCATTGGTGTCGTCGCCTTCAAGTTCATCTGCGAGGGCCTGACCAAGGCGGGCAGGATGAAGGGTGACAAATTCATCGACTTCCGCAACGGCTGGCGCACTGTGCTCAAGGGCATCTTGTTCCGTGTCGTGCTGATCGGCTTCCCTCAGATGATGATGTTGGGCCTGTGGGAGCTCACTCGGCGCGACTCGGCGGGAGAGGTCGTCCTGGCTATCCTCACCATGATCACCATGATTGGTGTTCTTGGTTGGGCCTCCTCCAAGGTCGTTCGCATCGCGCAGCGCTCCATCGCAATGCACAAGAACCCCGCCTACATTCTTTACTCGGATCCCGTCGCTCTCAACAAGTGGGGTTTCTTGTATGTCCAGTTCAAGGCTGCCGCGTACTGGTTCATCATCCCGTGGCTCACCTACCTCTTCATCAAGGCCATGTTCGTCGGTCTTTCTCAGTCCAGCGGGACCGTCCAGGCTATCGCACTGGTCATCATCGAGGCCGCCCTGCTCATCGGCGTCTCTGTCCTTCGCCCATGGATGGACAAGAAGACCAACGGTTTCAACATTGCCATTGCCGCTGTCAACTTCTTGAGCGCCATCTTTTTGCTGATGTTCACAGAGGTCTTCAACCAGCCAGGCATAGTGACCGGAGTCATGGGCGtcatcttcttcgtcttcaaCGCTGCCTTCTCTCTCATTCTACTCATCATGCTCCTCGTTTCTTCCGGATTTGCCCTTTTCTCCAAGAACCCCGACACACGCTACCAGCCTATGCGCGATGATCGCGGTTCGTTCATCAAGTCCCAAACCCAATTGACAACCGAGCTCGATGCCCTGGGTGCGACTGCACGTGGAGAGGGCAAGGGTACACATTCCCGAAGCCGCAtcgatgatgatgacgacTACTCTTCTGAGGAGCAGCGCCAACTCGCTGCCAAGGAAGGCGGCTTCAACGAGCACTACCAACCCGCACCTCCCCGCAGCCCTGCTAGCACCACTCATACACAACACGCACCGCCCTCGTTCTATGATCGCAGCAACGCCAGCCCAGCCCCCTCGTACGGGCAGGAGGGCAGCGTGCGAAGCGACGTGCAACAGCGAGCGGCCAACAACTCTAGCCCATGGCAACGAGGTGCTGGCTACGACCATTGA